Proteins from one Gorilla gorilla gorilla isolate KB3781 chromosome 11, NHGRI_mGorGor1-v2.1_pri, whole genome shotgun sequence genomic window:
- the FAM240C gene encoding protein FAM240C isoform X1, translated as MVGKNMNKSLTLKNPGRVAYDSGGIKMFWEKKIEHHARHLQNEDMRVRRSALNKLRVGWAEQLEGRNKMLQGPGRCPDRVPEATESLHTKDKKAA; from the exons ATGGTTGGAAAA aacATGAATAAAAGCCTCACTCTTAAGAATCCTGGAAGAGTAGCATACGATTCAGGCGGGATAAAGAtgttttgggagaaaaaaatcgAGCATCACGCAAGACACCTGCAGAACGAGGACATGAGGGTTCGCAGAAGCGCTCTGAACAA GCTCCGCGTGGGATGGGCTGAGCAGCTGGAGGGGAGGAACAAGATGCTGCAGGGCCCAGGGAGATGCCCAGACAGGGTCCCGGAGGCCACTGAGTCCCTCCACACCAAGGACAAGAAGGCGGCCTGA
- the RTP5 gene encoding receptor-transporting protein 5 translates to MDRAGADMWASTFTLAMAERKPQDVWVLLPEHSLVPGCLDGGGVQYLLVGLSRLQCGHCPGTWDSAHVHVLFHLWWDRAGHRGLVKMRIWGQRCRLCPAPGDCQVRPPGEQPFLSRLVLHILQDCYGDGPGPARHPREAYEGCCEACELGVCFLQKAPDPAWSANATKGNFPATAWGGTGTVSRGKPLSTPGDDLGKGGGVIAIPFSLVGTSNDQVPIAEGPATPAGASLPVTGSRGALVIGQGSIYLSGDSVAMPGGKGFPVAIGDPLFHGPGLLGSSIQTFELKGFLFKGRGSLCSPVGVAQGWGPISLNNGLVPVGKHTPTVFYCVGLSASGEGSLTFPSSLTSIFTNTLSEATDGPVATKEASITFPFIFTDVKDAVAEVAEGNGKEGGGQGLVPVGHDALPETNAGGLPSQVKGSLAPSFPADVQGKDAFTDITEGKEKEGGLVTAGHDAPLEANAEGPITVSEGSITIPFSVFDVIKRKGGGHVAYGPQGNGCVSQGYYQKRQLRSRFHKARCGCRREEDERPGRACRRPHAEPYEDFWIWVSMTVCVFWLMCMCRLNPGIYPQQV, encoded by the exons ATGGACCGGGCTGGGGCAGACATGTGGGCCAGCACCTTCACCCTGGCCATGGCTGAGAGGAAGCCCCAGGACGTCTGGGTTCTGCTACCTGAGCACAGCCTGGTCCCGGGATGCCTGGACGGCGGTGGTGTCCAGTACCTACTGGTGGGGCTCTCGAG GCTCCAGTGCGGTCACTGTCCGGGGACCTGGGACTCGGCCCATGTGCACGTCCTCTTCCACCTGTGGTGGGACAGGGCCGGCCACCGGGGGCTGGTGAAGATGCGCATCTGGGGCCAGCGGTGCAGGCTGTGCCCCGCACCCGGGGACTGCCAGGTGAGGCCCCCGGGCGAGCAGCCCTTCCTcagcaggctggtcttgcacaTCCTGCAGGACTGCTACGGGGATGGCCCCGGCCCAGCCCGGCACCCCAGGGAGGCCTATGAGGGCTGCTGTGAGGCCTGTGAGCTGGGGGTCTGCTTCCTCCAGAAGGCCCCAGACCCTGCCTGGAGCGCCAACGCCACAAAAGGCAACTTCCCCGCCACGGCCTGGGGTGGCACTGGCACCGTCTCCAGGGGCAAACCGCTGTCCACCCCTGGCGACGACCTTGGCAAGGGTGGCGGTGTCATCGCCATCCCCTTCTCCCTTGTGGGCACCAGCAATGACCAGGTGCCCATCGCTGAGGGCCCTGCCACCCCTGCAGGGGCCTCTCTCCCTGTGACCGGCAGCCGTGGGGCCCTGGTCATCGGCCAGGGCTCCATCTACCTGTCTGGGGATTCTGTGGCCATGCCTGGGGGCAAAGGCTTCCCGGTGGCCATTGGAGACCCCCTCTTCCATGGCCCCGGCCTCCTCGGCAGCAGCATCCAGACCTTCGAGCTCAAAGGCTTCCTCTTCAAAGGCCGGGGCTCCCTCTGCAGCCCGGTTGGCGtggcccagggctggggcccCATCTCCCTCAACAATGGCCTCGTCCCTGTGGGGAAACACACGCCAACCGTGTTCTACTGTGTGGGCCTCTCGGCCAGCGGGGAGGGCTCCCtcaccttcccctcctccctcaccAGCATCTTCACCAACACCCTCTCGGAGGCCACCGATGGCCCTGTGGCCACTAAAGAGGCCTCCATCACCTTCCCCTTCATCTTTACTGATGTCAAGGATGCCGTTGCTGAGGTGGCTGAAGGCAACGGGAAGGAAGGAGGCGGCCAGGGCCTCGTCCCAGTGGGTCACGACGCCCTGCCAGAGACCAATGCTGGTGGCCTCCCCTCCCAGGTCAAGGGCTCCCTTGCCCCCTCCTTCCCTGCTGATGTCCAAGGCAAAGATGCCTTTACTGACATCACtgaaggcaaagagaaggaaGGTGGCCTGGTCACCGCGGGTCACGACGCCCCTCTGGAGGCCAATGCCGAAGGCCCCATCACGGTTAGTGAGGGCTCCATCACCATCCCCTTCTCAGTCTTCGATGTCATAAAGCGCAAGGGCGGTGGCCACGTTGCCTACGGCCCCCAGGGCAATGGCTGCGTCTCCCAAGGCTATTACCAGAAGAGGCAGCTGAGGTCCAGGTTCCACAAGGCCCGCTGTGGGTGCCGCCGGGAGGAAGACGAGCGCCCTGGCCGTGCCTGCCGTAGGCCGCACGCCGAGCCCTACGAGGACTTCTGGATCTGGGTGTCCATGACCGTGTGCGTCTTCTGGCTGATGTGCATGTGTCGGCTGAACCCCGGGATCTACCCGCAGCAAGTGTGA
- the FAM240C gene encoding protein FAM240C isoform X2 — translation MNKSLTLKNPGRVAYDSGGIKMFWEKKIEHHARHLQNEDMRVRRSALNKLRVGWAEQLEGRNKMLQGPGRCPDRVPEATESLHTKDKKAA, via the exons ATGAATAAAAGCCTCACTCTTAAGAATCCTGGAAGAGTAGCATACGATTCAGGCGGGATAAAGAtgttttgggagaaaaaaatcgAGCATCACGCAAGACACCTGCAGAACGAGGACATGAGGGTTCGCAGAAGCGCTCTGAACAA GCTCCGCGTGGGATGGGCTGAGCAGCTGGAGGGGAGGAACAAGATGCTGCAGGGCCCAGGGAGATGCCCAGACAGGGTCCCGGAGGCCACTGAGTCCCTCCACACCAAGGACAAGAAGGCGGCCTGA